The Candidatus Rokuibacteriota bacterium sequence GCGTGTTCCGCGTCCTATGCGCCCCCTCACCCTGTCCCTCTCCCCCTCCGGGGGCGAGGGGATCAAAGCGTCTCCCTCTCCCTCGGAGAGGGAGAGGGTCGGGGTGAGGGTGGCGTATGTGTTCACGCATAATCCGGGCTAAATCCCCGCGGCCGCGGCGTCGTGGAAAGGGTCGAGCCCCGCCTCAAGACCCTTCTTCGTGACGCGGATGGCGACGGGACGCGAGAAGTAGAGCGTGCCGGGGTCCGTCCGCTTGGGCACCACCGGGTGCCCCATGCGCCTTAGGGCGTTCAGAGACGTCTCCCCGACGCGGTCGTCCACCCAGAGGTCGCCGCCTTCCGTGTGCAGCCGCGGCGCCTCGATGGCCGCCTGCGGCGTGTCGCCCAGGTCCACCATGTTCGAGATCACCTGCGGGATGGCCGAGATGATCTTGCGCCCGCCCGGCGCTCCCACCGCGAGATAGGGCTCGCCCTTCCTGAAGCCCAGCGCCGGCACCATGTTGACCAGCGGCCGCTTGCCAGGGCCAACGGAGTTGACGCGCCCCGGCTCGGGATCGAACCAGATCATACCGTTCTGGAGCAGGATGCCCGTGTCCGGCACGACCATGCGCGAGCCCCACAGCGACACGGCCGTGTTGGTGAGGGAGACCATGTTGCGCTGCCGGTCCACGGCGCAGAGGTGCGTGGTGCAGTCGGCGGCGCGCCCGCCCAGCTCGTAGCGCCAGGGGTCGGGCGCCGGGCGCGCGCTGCGCGGTCCGTTGGGCTTGAGGGCCGAGGCCGCCTTCGCCGCGTACTCGCGCGAGACGAGCCCGTCCCACGGCGACTTGACGCGCTCGGCGTCGCCCAGGTGCTCGAGCCTGTCGAGGAAGGCGCGGCTCACCGCCTCTGCGCGAAGGTGCAGCCCCGTCGCCGTCTTCCACGTCGTGCGCGCCTTCGGGAACTGGGCGAGGATGTTCAGCGTTTCGAGCGCCGTGATGCCGCCCGTCGCGCCGGGCGAGAACGCCAGCTCGAGGCCTCGGTACTCGCCCATGAGCGGAGGACACACCCGGGGCGCGTAGCGAGCGAGGTCGTCCTTGGTGAGCATGCCCCCCTTGACCCACATCTCCTCGTGGATGGCCTGAGCGATGGCGCCCGTGTAGAAGACCGCGGGCCCGTCCTTTGCCAAGAGGCGCAGGCTCCGGGCGAGGTCGGGCTGGCGGAAGACTTCGCCGTCGCCGAGGGCCGGCGTCCGATAGACGTAATGACCGTCCCGGAGATAGTTCTTGGCCGTCGCGGGAAAGGCCGCCAGCTCCTGGCAGAAGATGGCCGTCGTCAGCGCCACGTACCAGTCCGGCACGAAGCCTTCTTCGGCGAGCGTGATCGCGGGCTGAAGGACGTCGGCCAGGTCCATGGTGCCCCAGCGCTCGAGAGCAAGCGTCAGCCCCGCCACCGAGCCCGGCACCGCCACCGAGCGCGGCCCGAAGACGTTGGCGTCGTCCACCACGCGCCGCCACGGGAAGAGGCCGGTCGAGACGCCCTCGCCCAGCTCGAAGCAGGTCTCGGAGGCCGCGGCCGGCGCCTCGACATTGAAGTCCACGCAGAGCGTCTCGCCGCGCCGGGCGAGATGGACGAGCATCGTGCCGCCGCCGGCCAGCGAGGACATGAAGGGCTCGACGACCGGCATCGCGAAGGCCGTGGCCACAGCCGCGTCCACCGCGTTGCCGCCGCGCTTGAGGATCCCGGCGCCGACCTCGGCGCCCAGCGGGTGCTCCGCCACGACCATGCCCCGGGGCGCCAACGGCGTGCGCTTCGTCGCGAAAAGCGTCGAGCGGATCATGCGGCCTCCTTGAGGAACTCGAAGGGATGGAGCCGGCAGCTCCACACGCCGGCGTCGTTCTGGATGAGGAAGCACACGCGCACGCTCGGGCCCGCATGGGCCGTCCAGAGGAAGGCCGCGGCGTCTTCCGCCTCGCCGCACTCGTCGCAGACCCAGGCCGTCCCGAACTGCTCGGGCTCCTGCCGCGCCACGGCGTAGGCTTCAGGAGTGACGAACAACGGCCGCTCCCCGGGCAGGAACGCGCCGATGTCGTCGAGGTAGGGCAGCAGCGGCCGGGCGACGGTGCCGCGCCACGCGTCGAGCACGGGCAGCACCGGCGTCTCGACCCCGGCGGCGACCCGGTCAAGCGACGGGCTCATCTCACCGCGCGCCAGCAGACAATGCTGAAGGAACCCGCGGAGCTCCGGGAGACCGACCTGGCCGCGGTAGAGGAGCCCGGCGAAATCCTCGCGCTCGACCGGAGCCAGGAGGAAATAGGGCGAGGCGGGCGGGATATCGAGCGCGGGTCCGGCCACCTGGTACAGCGGCATGCCGTCGGCGCTCTCCCCCCGCCCGCTGTACCAGACGAGGGTAGCGGCGTCA is a genomic window containing:
- the ggt gene encoding gamma-glutamyltransferase, translating into MIRSTLFATKRTPLAPRGMVVAEHPLGAEVGAGILKRGGNAVDAAVATAFAMPVVEPFMSSLAGGGTMLVHLARRGETLCVDFNVEAPAAASETCFELGEGVSTGLFPWRRVVDDANVFGPRSVAVPGSVAGLTLALERWGTMDLADVLQPAITLAEEGFVPDWYVALTTAIFCQELAAFPATAKNYLRDGHYVYRTPALGDGEVFRQPDLARSLRLLAKDGPAVFYTGAIAQAIHEEMWVKGGMLTKDDLARYAPRVCPPLMGEYRGLELAFSPGATGGITALETLNILAQFPKARTTWKTATGLHLRAEAVSRAFLDRLEHLGDAERVKSPWDGLVSREYAAKAASALKPNGPRSARPAPDPWRYELGGRAADCTTHLCAVDRQRNMVSLTNTAVSLWGSRMVVPDTGILLQNGMIWFDPEPGRVNSVGPGKRPLVNMVPALGFRKGEPYLAVGAPGGRKIISAIPQVISNMVDLGDTPQAAIEAPRLHTEGGDLWVDDRVGETSLNALRRMGHPVVPKRTDPGTLYFSRPVAIRVTKKGLEAGLDPFHDAAAAGI